In one Brassica oleracea var. oleracea cultivar TO1000 chromosome C9, BOL, whole genome shotgun sequence genomic region, the following are encoded:
- the LOC106316734 gene encoding 2-hydroxy-6-oxo-2,4-heptadienoate hydrolase — MVDYLRLLRCFSFTASRDWLFRQSFANAGLRSVTTDLSHGDSIASTTSMHWWIPKSPNRSKPNLLLVHGFGANAMWQYGEHLRSFTGRYNVYVPDLLFFGLSSTSEPNRTESFQAQCLSRLMEAHGVHTMNVVGISYGGFVGYSLAAQFPEKVEKLVLCCAGVCLEEKDMEDGLFKVPNLEEATGILIPQTPEKLKELIRFSFVKPIKGVPSFFLWDFIDVMCTEFVEEKRDLIKSILKKRRLSDLPRIKQKTLIIWGEEDQIFPLELGYRLKRYIGDNAEMVVIKKAGHAVNLEKSKEFLKHLKSFLIDSL; from the exons ATGGTTGATTATTTGAGATTGTTGCGATGCTTCAGCTTCACGGCATCGCGTGATTGGTTATTCCGGCAATCATTCGCAAACGCCGGTCTCCGCTCCGTCACCACCGATCTCTCCCACGGCGATTCCATCGCATCCACAACGTCTATGCATTGGTGGATCCCTAAATCCCCTAACCGATCCAAACCCAACCTCCTCCTCGTACACGGATTCGGAGCCAACGCAATGTGGCAATACGGCGAACACCTCCGATCCTTCACCGGCCGGTACAACGTCTACGTCCCCGATCTTCTCTTCTTCGGACTCTCCTCCACATCGGAACCGAACCGGACCGAATCATTCCAGGCTCAGTGCCTGTCGAGGCTAATGGAAGCGCATGGAGTCCATACGATGAACGTTGTCGGGATAAGCTACGGTGGGTTCGTAGGGTACAGTTTAGCGGCGCAGTTTCCGGAGAAAGTGGAGAAGCTGGTGCTATGCTGCGCCGGGGTTTGCCTTGAGGAGAAAGATATGGAGGATGGTTTGTTCAAGGTTCCGAATCTAGAAGAAGCCACCGGGATCTTGATTCCTCAGACGCCTGAGAAGCTTAAGGAGCTTATTAGATTCTCTTTCGTTAAGCCGATCAAAGGCGTTCCTTCGTTTTTTCTATGGGACTTTATCGATGTGATGTGTACGGAGTTTGTAGAGGAGAAGAGAGATTTGATCAAGTCGATACTCAAAAAAAGGAGACTTTCAGATCTTCCTAGGATCAAACAG AAAACTTTGATCATATGGGGAGAAGAAGATCAAATATTTCCACTGGAACTTGGTTACAGATTGAAAAG ATATATAGGAGATAATGCAGAGATGGTGGTGATTAAAAAGGCAGGACATGCTGTTAATTTGGAGAAATCCAAAGAGTTTCTCAAGCACTTGAAATCTTTTCTCATCGACTCTTTGTGA